A genomic region of Thunnus albacares chromosome 2, fThuAlb1.1, whole genome shotgun sequence contains the following coding sequences:
- the myl2b gene encoding myosin, light chain 2b, regulatory, cardiac, slow isoform X1, with amino-acid sequence MSPKKAKKRAELASSNVFSMFEQAQIQEFKEAFTIMDQNRDGFIDKNDLRGTFAALGRINVNQEELDEMMLEAPGPINFTVFLSMFGEKLKGSDPEDTILNAFKVFDPEGKGTLNKDYVSEMLMTQADRFSAEEMEQMFIAFPPDVAGNLDYNNLVHIITHGEEKDQDQE; translated from the exons ATG TCACCCAAGAAAGCAAAGAAGAGAGCAGAGCTAGCAAGCTCCAATGTGTTCTCCATGTTTGAACAGGCCCAGATCCAGGAGTTCAAAGAA GCTTTCACTATCATGGACCAAAACAGAGACGGTTTCATTGACAAGAATGACCTGAGAGGCACTTTTGCAGCTTTAG GCCGTATAAATGTCAACCAAGAAGAGCTTGATGAGATGATGTTGGAGGCACCAGGCCCAATCAATTTCACAGTCTTTCTCTCCATGTTTGGAGAGAAACTAAAAG GCTCTGACCCAGAGGATACCATCCTCAATGCTTTCAAAGTCTTTGATCCTGAAGGAAAGGGAACGTTAAATAAAGACTA TGTGTCAGAGATGCTGATGACCCAAGCAGACAGGTTCTCTGCTGAAGAG ATGGAACAGATGTTTATAGCATTCCCGCCAGATGTAGCGGGAAACCTGGATTACAACAACCTGGtccacatcatcacacatggaGAAGAGAAAGACCAAGACCAAGAATAG
- the myl2b gene encoding myosin, light chain 2b, regulatory, cardiac, slow isoform X2 has protein sequence MFEQAQIQEFKEAFTIMDQNRDGFIDKNDLRGTFAALGRINVNQEELDEMMLEAPGPINFTVFLSMFGEKLKGSDPEDTILNAFKVFDPEGKGTLNKDYVSEMLMTQADRFSAEEMEQMFIAFPPDVAGNLDYNNLVHIITHGEEKDQDQE, from the exons ATGTTTGAACAGGCCCAGATCCAGGAGTTCAAAGAA GCTTTCACTATCATGGACCAAAACAGAGACGGTTTCATTGACAAGAATGACCTGAGAGGCACTTTTGCAGCTTTAG GCCGTATAAATGTCAACCAAGAAGAGCTTGATGAGATGATGTTGGAGGCACCAGGCCCAATCAATTTCACAGTCTTTCTCTCCATGTTTGGAGAGAAACTAAAAG GCTCTGACCCAGAGGATACCATCCTCAATGCTTTCAAAGTCTTTGATCCTGAAGGAAAGGGAACGTTAAATAAAGACTA TGTGTCAGAGATGCTGATGACCCAAGCAGACAGGTTCTCTGCTGAAGAG ATGGAACAGATGTTTATAGCATTCCCGCCAGATGTAGCGGGAAACCTGGATTACAACAACCTGGtccacatcatcacacatggaGAAGAGAAAGACCAAGACCAAGAATAG